The Mycoplasmopsis gallinacea genome includes a window with the following:
- a CDS encoding ABC transporter ATP-binding protein — translation MEKLTLEKVRQEVSHSSSKSNNLSSFKVFKVLWSYLKESKKYYYLGLLFAILNSLAYTSGSILIGQILHLYFEPYINGAVPIFQWTQFLIFLSCLALMFILYGIFKYLEALFYVKASFIAATNLRLKIMHKLYKMPIKYYDSQKAGDLISSLINDVNNVGNSLFQITSQIFSSCFNIVFSGIFLCLISFKLSLIVIPLTLVLFFSVFLIIQKAQKYFTQTQNTFGLLNAFVEESLNNTMVTNSFNQQKFVFSNLKKITKTIRQIAFKGDTIARSFETWYNLISNLIILIISGIAAIFYINKVSMWGLPFFGSSESGIATPSLIITYVSLNWNFMGPFQNLLSLAFNVQVGIASSKRVHRLTELKEPDLSKEKYTLDREVEGEIIFKNVFFKYNENLENWQLNDASFKVKQGQTIAIVGPTGAGKTTIINLLSKMYDYNKGSILIDGYELNEIKTENLRDNMTVILQDSFLFNETIRYNLKIANPNISDEQMIAAAKLTNAHHFIETMENGYDTVIENNGNNISQGQRQLIAITRAVLSNRNIVILDEATSNIDSQTEIIIQKAMLELMKNRTSFIIAHRLSTIKNADKILVIDAGKIIEEGTHEELLAQKGFYESLYSAQFK, via the coding sequence ATGGAAAAATTAACTTTAGAAAAAGTTAGACAAGAAGTATCTCATTCTAGCTCTAAAAGTAATAACCTTTCTTCTTTTAAGGTGTTTAAAGTTCTTTGATCATATTTAAAAGAAAGTAAGAAATATTACTATTTAGGTCTACTTTTTGCAATTTTAAACTCACTTGCGTACACTTCAGGAAGTATTTTAATTGGACAAATTTTGCATCTTTATTTTGAACCATATATAAATGGTGCAGTGCCAATTTTTCAATGAACTCAGTTCCTTATTTTCCTTTCTTGCCTTGCTTTAATGTTTATTTTATATGGTATTTTTAAATATTTAGAAGCTCTTTTTTATGTTAAAGCTTCATTTATTGCAGCAACTAACTTACGTTTAAAAATCATGCATAAACTTTATAAAATGCCTATTAAATACTATGATTCACAAAAAGCTGGTGATTTAATTTCGTCATTAATTAATGACGTTAATAACGTTGGTAACTCACTTTTTCAAATCACTAGTCAAATTTTTAGTAGTTGCTTTAACATTGTTTTTTCAGGTATTTTCCTTTGCCTTATTTCATTTAAACTTTCATTAATAGTTATTCCATTAACATTAGTTTTATTCTTTTCGGTGTTTTTAATTATTCAAAAAGCACAGAAATACTTTACTCAAACTCAAAATACCTTTGGTTTGCTTAATGCTTTTGTCGAAGAATCACTTAATAATACAATGGTTACTAATTCATTTAATCAACAAAAATTTGTTTTTAGCAACCTTAAAAAAATTACTAAAACAATTCGTCAAATTGCATTTAAAGGTGATACTATTGCGCGTAGCTTTGAAACCTGATATAACTTAATTTCAAACCTTATTATCTTAATTATTTCAGGAATTGCAGCTATTTTCTACATTAATAAAGTGTCAATGTGAGGGCTTCCATTTTTTGGGTCTTCAGAAAGTGGAATTGCTACTCCTTCACTTATTATTACTTACGTTTCACTTAATTGAAACTTTATGGGGCCATTCCAAAACCTTTTAAGCTTAGCTTTTAATGTTCAAGTTGGAATTGCTTCATCAAAAAGAGTGCATCGGTTAACTGAATTAAAAGAGCCTGATTTAAGCAAAGAAAAATACACCTTAGATAGAGAAGTTGAAGGTGAAATTATCTTCAAAAATGTCTTTTTCAAATATAATGAAAATCTTGAAAATTGACAATTAAATGATGCTAGTTTCAAAGTCAAACAAGGTCAAACAATTGCTATTGTTGGACCAACAGGGGCTGGAAAAACCACAATCATTAACCTTTTAAGCAAAATGTATGATTATAACAAAGGAAGCATTTTAATTGATGGTTATGAACTTAACGAAATTAAAACTGAAAACCTAAGAGATAATATGACTGTTATATTGCAAGATTCATTCTTATTTAATGAAACTATTCGTTATAACCTCAAAATTGCTAATCCAAATATTTCCGATGAACAAATGATTGCTGCAGCTAAATTAACTAATGCACACCACTTTATCGAAACTATGGAAAATGGATATGATACAGTGATTGAAAATAATGGAAATAACATCTCTCAAGGTCAAAGACAGCTTATTGCAATTACTAGAGCGGTGCTTTCGAACCGAAATATTGTAATTTTAGATGAAGCTACTTCAAACATTGACTCTCAAACTGAAATTATTATTCAAAAAGCAATGCTAGAGCTTATGAAAAATCGAACTTCATTTATTATCGCTCACCGTCTTAGCACCATTAAAAATGCTGATAAAATTTTGGTTATTGATGCTGGAAAAATTATTGAAGAAGGAACTCATGAAGAACTTCTTGCTCAAAAAGGATTTTACGAATCGCTTTACAGCGCTCAATTTAAATAA
- a CDS encoding APC family permease, whose protein sequence is MNTQSSTRAFSEKNFIFFTINFIVGFGFVSTILTITNLKALGLITILLTSFITLGIVLVFSRLAAVYSEEYGGSYYYAKKIGDSKAKKLFAFWVGWSQFMQGPIFSAAGPLFLATAISVVTDNQMVISIVRGISFLFYILLMFISTFGLKLSTKVIYLSAIIKWTIIFLALLLSVYLAFENPSYSTNFSGLIDKPKSEYAYLISSSAISFMYAFGGFESIAAMTKDAQTHKIKKVLFLSFGFIVGFYLIFYLVLLGVNSSILNGQFSNIFLKTWSITGLVIFVIGTIFNQISSKISTVLVNSRQLIPLAEDGYLPKFLIKTNSRGEYRNAIYFSLALTIFSLIVFWALPEFLNLKNFFLSVIEIGTISFLVQYVLTFITALILEQKNKVITIPWYEKIIYYLVMILLICLIVIYLFPMIVGHSWSIENTIVLVSYLASLIIGGILFAIAKFHK, encoded by the coding sequence ATGAACACACAATCAAGCACAAGAGCTTTCAGTGAGAAAAACTTCATTTTCTTCACAATTAACTTTATAGTTGGATTTGGTTTTGTTAGCACCATTTTAACCATTACAAATTTAAAAGCTCTAGGTTTAATAACTATTTTATTAACTTCATTTATTACCTTAGGAATTGTTCTAGTTTTTTCAAGATTAGCAGCGGTGTATAGCGAAGAATATGGCGGATCATATTACTATGCTAAAAAAATAGGGGATTCTAAAGCTAAGAAATTATTTGCTTTTTGAGTTGGTTGAAGTCAATTTATGCAAGGACCAATTTTTTCAGCAGCTGGACCATTATTTTTAGCTACAGCAATTTCAGTAGTTACTGATAATCAAATGGTAATTTCAATTGTTAGAGGAATTTCATTTTTATTTTACATTCTGCTTATGTTTATTTCTACATTTGGTCTAAAATTAAGCACAAAAGTTATCTATCTTTCAGCAATTATTAAATGAACTATTATCTTTTTAGCCCTTCTGCTTTCGGTTTATTTAGCTTTTGAAAATCCAAGTTACTCAACTAATTTTAGTGGGTTAATTGATAAACCTAAAAGTGAATACGCTTATTTAATTTCAAGCTCAGCGATTTCATTTATGTATGCTTTTGGTGGTTTTGAAAGCATTGCTGCAATGACTAAAGATGCGCAAACTCATAAAATTAAAAAAGTACTATTTTTGTCTTTCGGATTTATTGTTGGGTTTTATTTAATATTTTACTTAGTGCTTTTAGGGGTAAACTCAAGTATTTTAAATGGGCAATTTAGCAATATTTTTCTTAAAACCTGATCAATTACTGGACTTGTGATTTTTGTAATTGGAACTATTTTTAATCAAATTTCATCAAAGATTTCAACTGTTTTAGTTAATTCAAGACAATTAATTCCGCTTGCAGAAGATGGATATTTGCCTAAATTCTTAATCAAAACTAATTCACGTGGTGAATATCGTAATGCTATTTATTTCTCGCTTGCACTTACTATTTTTTCATTAATAGTGTTTTGGGCTCTCCCTGAGTTTTTAAATCTTAAAAACTTCTTCCTTTCAGTTATCGAAATAGGAACTATTTCATTTTTGGTTCAATATGTGCTCACTTTCATCACAGCTTTAATTTTAGAGCAAAAAAATAAAGTAATTACAATTCCTTGATATGAAAAAATCATCTATTATTTAGTGATGATTTTGCTTATTTGTTTAATTGTTATTTACCTATTCCCAATGATTGTAGGTCATTCTTGAAGTATTGAAAATACTATTGTTTTAGTTTCATATCTAGCTTCATTAATCATTGGCGGAATTTTATTTGCCATAGCTAAATTTCACAAGTAG
- a CDS encoding ABC transporter permease: MSKIVEILKRSYIYIILTLVYVPLIFGFVFSFNQQTKKGEFNTTWTVGTTDNWANLFKDGRDLALVNTILLALIVSFLVISLSLITVYALYRQKNKLVRSSVISTSNIPLINPDNITAIGLVLVFGIFFGIISTDSEGFGRLIIGHTVMALPYGISLMLPRSEKFNNNLFEASQDLGYSKIASWFKTYFIYMIPSIIMVAIVSTFLSFDDFIIARTVSNTSTLGTKLYEGSFQAWGLVFGSIVLFMTIIGNIIYTVAKSKSQK, encoded by the coding sequence ATGAGTAAAATTGTTGAAATTTTAAAAAGAAGCTACATTTACATCATTTTAACTTTAGTGTATGTACCCTTAATTTTTGGTTTTGTCTTTTCATTTAACCAACAAACTAAAAAAGGTGAATTCAACACCACTTGAACAGTAGGAACTACTGATAACTGAGCTAATTTATTTAAAGATGGACGTGATTTAGCGCTTGTAAATACTATCTTACTTGCATTGATTGTTAGTTTTTTAGTTATTTCACTTTCACTTATCACTGTTTATGCACTTTATAGACAAAAAAATAAATTAGTGCGTTCTTCAGTTATTTCTACTTCAAATATTCCGTTAATTAACCCAGATAACATTACAGCTATTGGTCTTGTGCTTGTATTTGGAATTTTCTTTGGAATTATCTCAACAGATAGCGAAGGATTTGGAAGATTAATTATTGGACATACAGTTATGGCTCTTCCATACGGAATTTCACTTATGCTACCTAGAAGTGAGAAATTTAATAATAACCTTTTTGAAGCAAGCCAGGATTTAGGGTATTCAAAAATTGCTTCATGATTTAAAACATATTTTATTTACATGATTCCTTCAATTATCATGGTTGCTATTGTAAGTACATTCTTAAGTTTTGATGATTTCATTATCGCTAGAACTGTATCAAATACATCAACACTTGGAACTAAACTTTATGAAGGTTCATTCCAAGCTTGAGGACTTGTTTTTGGTTCAATTGTGTTATTTATGACAATTATTGGAAACATTATTTACACAGTGGCTAAAAGCAAAAGTCAAAAATAA
- a CDS encoding phosphotransferase family protein codes for MELIKKGYTNISYKDGEIFCQEKILNGFNHNVDYKLLNQFDFVPKFIKQDDKFVYWEFIENQKFAPTNENLEKIATNLKQLHSSSVKFQDNFMIKRLESFLSLIQKWGRSSELIINSFTLVKQIFASDNQNNYPIHNDLYFSNILKTDEKLYFVDWEYASMGNRLFDLALFIAATDLSDEQEEVFLNFYNVKSHEKQIYINQKFIAYFFIVTWALSKEQIPINDKYFIDKLSQHYQICK; via the coding sequence ATGGAATTAATAAAAAAAGGATATACCAATATTTCTTATAAAGATGGCGAAATTTTCTGCCAAGAAAAAATTCTAAATGGATTTAATCATAACGTTGATTACAAATTACTTAATCAATTTGATTTTGTTCCAAAATTCATTAAACAAGATGATAAATTTGTCTATTGAGAATTTATTGAAAATCAAAAGTTTGCTCCTACAAATGAGAATTTAGAGAAAATAGCTACTAATTTAAAACAATTGCACTCTTCTTCAGTAAAATTTCAAGATAACTTTATGATAAAAAGACTTGAATCATTCCTAAGTCTTATTCAAAAATGAGGTAGAAGTAGTGAATTAATTATTAATTCTTTTACTCTTGTAAAGCAAATTTTTGCTAGTGATAATCAAAATAATTATCCAATTCATAATGATTTATATTTTTCAAATATTCTAAAAACGGATGAAAAACTCTATTTTGTAGATTGAGAGTATGCTTCGATGGGAAATAGACTTTTTGATTTAGCTCTTTTTATAGCAGCTACTGATTTATCTGATGAGCAAGAAGAAGTATTTTTAAACTTTTACAACGTAAAATCACATGAAAAACAAATTTATATTAATCAAAAATTCATTGCTTACTTCTTTATTGTAACTTGAGCTTTATCAAAAGAGCAAATTCCTATTAACGATAAATATTTCATTGATAAATTAAGCCAGCATTACCAAATATGCAAATAA
- a CDS encoding amino acid permease: MNQKKAHKIGFFASLAISVSSVIGIGIFFKNISIFKNQAIENSNDFSLYSFLVVWILGALISLLTAYCFLQVSKSGHSKSGLSGWIANLSTQKQGYIAKLYQSFLYYGLLSTILPIFSTEMIFNAIASIKGINVTSIHFGYVVLTSIFVAIFLIALNFFKLKASVWLQQFSFFFKIIPLIIAIIIAFIGSYNSPNVDTGTLNDGANGVASTKQFNFSGLALSLPIVLFAFDAFLMIGNLADDMKKPKQIPIVSILTIIISGVIYFFISLGVALTGYANVVDIFKSIFKDPLQKETKQVIEIIIYFMLGFSGFFVCNSIYLGTLRGFQALVEERGVIGYKFFTKLDLTKQGLGGFILYLIVFGIYFVLLTIPSVILNSDSLIDTFSNIPINIFFLVYAYTIFLALKRNIQTKEPAIRFFKTISALCIITIVVIMGFDIIYRDIYLAFIVGGKSNSGLFYSSSSWKYIYDGISYWGFLLITSCFVFLNYKFNYHKVHLIPQS, from the coding sequence ATGAATCAGAAAAAAGCACATAAGATAGGTTTCTTTGCTTCGCTTGCAATTAGTGTTTCAAGTGTTATCGGGATTGGAATCTTCTTTAAAAATATTAGTATTTTTAAAAATCAAGCAATTGAAAATTCAAACGATTTTAGTTTGTATAGTTTCTTAGTTGTTTGAATTTTAGGTGCGCTAATCTCGCTTTTAACTGCTTATTGCTTTCTACAAGTTTCCAAATCAGGACATTCAAAAAGCGGATTATCTGGTTGAATCGCTAATTTATCTACTCAAAAGCAAGGGTATATTGCAAAGCTTTATCAATCGTTTCTATACTATGGACTTTTAAGTACGATTTTACCTATTTTTTCTACTGAAATGATTTTTAATGCTATTGCTTCAATTAAAGGAATTAATGTAACTAGCATCCATTTCGGGTATGTTGTATTAACTAGCATATTTGTTGCTATTTTCTTAATTGCGCTTAATTTTTTTAAATTAAAAGCTTCAGTATGATTGCAGCAATTTTCATTTTTCTTCAAAATAATTCCTTTAATTATTGCTATTATCATCGCATTTATTGGTAGTTATAATTCGCCAAATGTAGATACAGGAACTTTAAATGATGGAGCAAATGGGGTCGCAAGCACCAAGCAGTTTAATTTTAGCGGACTTGCGCTTTCGCTTCCAATAGTACTTTTTGCTTTTGATGCTTTTTTAATGATTGGAAATCTTGCTGATGATATGAAAAAACCAAAGCAAATTCCAATTGTATCTATTTTAACCATTATAATTTCGGGTGTTATTTACTTTTTCATTTCACTCGGAGTCGCTTTAACTGGTTATGCAAACGTAGTTGATATTTTTAAAAGCATTTTTAAGGATCCTTTACAAAAAGAAACCAAGCAAGTAATTGAAATCATTATTTACTTTATGCTTGGATTTAGTGGCTTTTTTGTATGTAATTCAATTTATTTAGGGACATTAAGAGGATTTCAAGCTCTTGTAGAAGAAAGAGGGGTTATTGGATATAAATTCTTTACTAAGCTTGACTTAACAAAACAAGGACTTGGTGGATTTATCTTATATTTAATTGTTTTTGGTATTTATTTTGTGCTTCTAACTATTCCTTCAGTTATTTTAAATTCAGATTCATTAATTGACACTTTTTCAAATATCCCAATTAACATTTTCTTTTTAGTTTATGCTTACACAATCTTTTTGGCTCTAAAAAGAAATATTCAAACTAAAGAACCAGCTATTAGATTTTTCAAAACAATTTCAGCGCTTTGCATCATTACCATTGTTGTTATAATGGGATTTGACATAATTTATCGTGATATTTATCTTGCTTTTATTGTTGGTGGTAAAAGTAACAGTGGGCTTTTTTATAGTTCTAGTTCATGAAAATACATTTATGATGGAATTTCATATTGAGGATTTTTACTAATTACATCTTGTTTTGTGTTTCTCAATTATAAATTTAATTATCACAAGGTTCATTTAATTCCACAATCCTAA
- a CDS encoding ABC transporter ATP-binding protein yields the protein MIKVFKLLPKKVKTLFLIGIILILINVVITMFLPILLSQFLSLIAPSSNEVSQVYYIVLFNKVNLFPSNTQAQAITKLIIIVILMIIFGLITSIGSVLITTYAGELSSNHLRNTLFEKYQKLSIKDIAELKTETLITRINDDVAIFWDFLMSASSSLVRAPFFIIVGVVFSFLTDVNLSWAAIGVVPVLVFVLLLIFKLVNPLIKKNRKNLDQITKEVEESIIGSKLIKTYNLEQKQKHKFDLANKRWSSVEIKTFSYFAIGNPAFFAIINLVIVAIYYIAAYNLNDISGDKRQFFATINVFIEYEVLISFGILMLSQFLGILFRAKTSAGRIVEILEKPYDDLNVTDGLVLDKSLPTKDFSVEFKDFNFKYYKNSPEYILKNINFKVNGGKTLGIIGPTGSGKTTIGTLIANNLKYTEGSILINNKELNQINSKDLSESLAIVYQESQLFAGTIRSNLLFAKPNATAEEISKALTAACAIDFVYRFDDGLDHPVYQRGKNLSGGQKQRLSIARSLLVNPKILILDDSTSALDNLTTKKLIENIKKYYDCTTIIISQKINSIKHSDEILVINAGEIIAKGKHEQLTKECKWYREIYHNQLEQ from the coding sequence ATGATAAAGGTATTTAAACTCTTGCCAAAAAAAGTAAAAACTCTATTTTTAATAGGTATTATTTTGATTTTAATTAACGTTGTAATTACGATGTTTTTACCAATTTTACTTAGCCAGTTCCTTTCATTAATTGCTCCTAGCTCAAATGAAGTCAGCCAAGTTTATTACATAGTGCTATTTAACAAAGTCAATTTATTCCCTTCCAATACGCAAGCCCAAGCAATTACCAAACTAATTATTATAGTTATTTTAATGATTATCTTTGGATTAATTACGTCAATTGGTAGTGTGCTAATTACCACTTATGCTGGCGAGCTTAGTTCAAACCATTTAAGAAACACTTTATTTGAAAAGTACCAAAAATTAAGCATTAAAGATATTGCAGAGCTTAAAACCGAAACTTTAATTACTAGAATTAATGATGATGTTGCCATCTTTTGAGACTTTTTAATGAGTGCTTCAAGTTCGTTAGTTCGTGCTCCATTTTTTATCATTGTCGGAGTGGTATTTTCATTTTTGACTGATGTAAATCTTTCTTGAGCAGCTATTGGAGTTGTACCGGTTCTTGTGTTTGTGCTTTTACTTATTTTTAAATTAGTAAATCCACTCATTAAGAAAAATAGAAAAAACTTAGACCAAATTACTAAAGAAGTAGAAGAATCAATCATTGGTTCAAAACTTATTAAAACTTACAATTTAGAACAAAAGCAAAAACACAAGTTTGATTTAGCAAACAAAAGATGATCAAGTGTCGAAATTAAAACCTTTAGCTATTTTGCAATTGGTAACCCGGCCTTTTTTGCCATTATCAACCTTGTTATTGTGGCTATTTACTATATTGCTGCATACAATTTAAATGACATTAGCGGCGATAAAAGACAATTTTTTGCCACAATTAACGTCTTTATTGAATATGAAGTACTTATTTCATTTGGTATTTTAATGCTTTCACAATTTTTAGGAATTCTTTTTAGAGCTAAAACTAGTGCTGGAAGAATTGTTGAGATTTTAGAAAAACCTTATGATGATTTAAATGTAACTGATGGGCTTGTTTTAGATAAATCTTTACCAACTAAAGACTTTTCGGTTGAATTTAAAGATTTTAACTTTAAATACTATAAAAATTCACCTGAATACATTTTGAAAAACATTAACTTCAAAGTTAATGGAGGAAAAACTTTAGGAATAATTGGACCAACCGGAAGTGGTAAAACTACAATTGGAACTTTAATTGCTAATAACCTTAAATATACTGAAGGAAGCATTTTAATCAATAATAAAGAGCTTAATCAAATTAATTCAAAAGATTTAAGCGAATCATTAGCTATTGTTTATCAAGAATCACAGCTTTTTGCAGGTACAATTAGATCAAATTTACTTTTTGCTAAGCCGAACGCAACTGCAGAAGAAATTAGCAAAGCTTTAACCGCAGCTTGTGCTATTGATTTTGTTTACCGTTTTGATGATGGACTTGATCATCCAGTGTATCAAAGAGGGAAAAACCTTTCTGGCGGTCAAAAACAAAGACTTTCAATTGCCCGTTCACTTTTAGTAAATCCAAAAATTTTAATTTTAGATGATTCAACTAGTGCTTTAGATAATTTAACTACTAAAAAGTTAATTGAAAACATCAAAAAATATTATGATTGCACCACAATTATAATTTCACAAAAAATTAACTCAATTAAGCATTCTGATGAAATTTTAGTTATTAATGCAGGTGAAATTATCGCAAAAGGAAAACACGAACAGCTAACTAAAGAATGCAAGTGATATAGAGAAATTTATCACAATCAATTAGAACAATAA
- a CDS encoding ABC transporter ATP-binding protein produces the protein MQSVKTNTKKNNYVIELVEVTKEFGNKTVLDEVNLNINRGEFVTLLGPSGSGKTTILRLLGGFEWATRGEIKFNGLDIKDLAPYKRNVSTIFQDYALFPHLNVEGNIMYGLKLKRVPKDKDKISQKTIDRYQKKLVQWEAKAAAKIAKLQEKQDQYEKELEALNEETKEYKKRLTWLDDSDFEYSYWENYVSEKSKAFENRHFKRKLTSEETQEAINKIIEIVGLKGNEKRSINELSGGMKQRVALARSLVIEPEILLLDEPLSALDAKIRKKMQILLRSVQQELGLTFIFVTHDQNEALELSDRIAVMRDGKIEQYDTPKNIYDFPVNIWVAKFIGDSNIFDAKFLENGNVKLLGKEFKTVHEGDEFAKGQILDALIRPEDIDIIAEPKSTEGKIKGTVSDISYRGSYYYIKVDISETQSIFVETAKKFEEGETVYLSWTIDSIHLMKKDAKWDYSNDAFQN, from the coding sequence ATGCAAAGTGTTAAGACAAACACAAAAAAGAATAATTATGTTATTGAATTAGTTGAAGTTACCAAAGAATTTGGTAATAAGACTGTTTTAGACGAAGTTAATTTAAACATTAATCGTGGAGAGTTTGTAACTCTTCTTGGACCTAGTGGCAGTGGTAAAACTACTATCTTAAGATTACTTGGTGGTTTTGAATGAGCTACCCGTGGTGAAATTAAATTTAATGGACTTGACATTAAAGATCTTGCTCCATACAAAAGAAACGTTTCTACAATTTTTCAAGATTATGCACTTTTCCCGCACTTAAATGTTGAAGGAAACATTATGTATGGACTTAAATTAAAAAGAGTTCCAAAAGATAAAGACAAAATTAGTCAAAAAACAATCGATAGATACCAAAAGAAACTTGTACAATGAGAAGCTAAAGCAGCTGCTAAAATTGCTAAATTACAAGAAAAACAAGACCAATATGAAAAAGAGCTTGAAGCCTTAAATGAAGAGACAAAAGAATACAAAAAACGTCTTACTTGACTTGATGATTCAGATTTTGAATATTCATATTGGGAAAATTATGTAAGCGAAAAATCAAAAGCTTTTGAAAACCGTCACTTTAAACGTAAATTAACTAGTGAAGAAACACAAGAAGCTATTAATAAAATCATTGAAATTGTTGGTCTTAAAGGAAATGAAAAAAGAAGCATCAATGAACTTTCAGGAGGAATGAAGCAACGTGTTGCTCTTGCTCGTAGTTTAGTTATTGAGCCTGAAATTTTACTTTTAGATGAGCCACTTAGTGCTCTTGATGCTAAAATCCGTAAAAAAATGCAAATTCTTCTTAGAAGCGTGCAACAAGAACTTGGTCTTACATTTATTTTTGTTACTCACGACCAAAATGAAGCTTTAGAACTTTCAGATCGCATCGCTGTTATGCGTGATGGAAAAATCGAGCAATATGATACACCTAAAAATATTTATGATTTCCCAGTTAATATTTGAGTTGCTAAATTCATTGGTGATTCAAACATTTTTGACGCTAAATTCTTAGAAAATGGGAATGTAAAACTTCTTGGTAAAGAATTTAAAACAGTTCATGAAGGTGATGAATTTGCAAAAGGTCAAATTCTTGATGCATTAATTAGACCTGAAGATATTGATATTATTGCAGAACCTAAATCAACCGAAGGAAAAATTAAAGGTACAGTTTCAGATATTTCATATCGTGGAAGTTACTACTATATTAAAGTAGATATTTCTGAAACTCAATCAATTTTTGTAGAAACTGCGAAAAAATTTGAAGAAGGCGAAACTGTATATTTAAGCTGAACAATCGATTCAATTCATTTAATGAAAAAAGACGCTAAGTGAGATTATTCTAACGATGCTTTCCAAAATTAA
- a CDS encoding ABC transporter permease, giving the protein MLSKIKQLNFNRRLALAIPYFLIAILLIVLPIILIFTNAVVGHEEGFDNWILVKESNTWNIIGRSLKIGVISSFLCLIIALPYSYFISTSKSKIFRIYALSLIISPMAIFTIAKIYAIKGLFLAMVADPKSLNAEWFIILGLTFLNIPLMVMPLYTVFKDMPKNIVEASYDLGYNSFQTMYKVIIPYATKAILSGIGMIFLASATTFVISKKLLPDGSQKQLIGDLINSKINPGNKFDLSSGSALVVVVSAIFIGIYSLTLIAPKVIFFFKKGAHYE; this is encoded by the coding sequence ATGCTTTCCAAAATTAAACAATTAAACTTTAATCGTCGTTTAGCTTTAGCCATTCCTTATTTTTTAATCGCAATTCTTTTAATTGTTTTACCAATTATTTTAATTTTCACTAACGCTGTTGTTGGACATGAAGAAGGATTTGACAACTGAATTTTAGTAAAAGAATCAAACACTTGAAACATCATTGGACGGAGCTTAAAAATTGGGGTTATCTCTTCATTTTTATGTCTTATTATTGCTCTTCCATACTCATATTTTATTTCAACATCTAAATCTAAAATTTTCCGGATTTATGCACTGAGTTTAATTATTAGTCCAATGGCAATTTTCACTATTGCGAAAATTTATGCTATTAAAGGATTATTTTTAGCTATGGTAGCTGACCCTAAATCATTAAATGCTGAATGATTTATTATTTTAGGGCTTACTTTCTTAAATATTCCACTTATGGTTATGCCGCTTTATACAGTCTTTAAGGATATGCCTAAAAACATTGTTGAAGCTAGTTATGACCTTGGGTATAACTCATTCCAAACAATGTACAAAGTTATCATTCCATATGCAACTAAAGCAATTTTAAGTGGTATTGGTATGATTTTCCTAGCTAGTGCTACCACCTTTGTTATTAGTAAAAAATTACTTCCAGATGGATCACAAAAACAATTAATCGGGGACTTAATTAACTCAAAAATTAATCCAGGTAACAAATTTGACTTAAGCTCAGGTAGTGCTTTAGTTGTTGTTGTTAGTGCTATTTTCATTGGAATTTACTCACTTACATTAATTGCTCCAAAAGTAATTTTCTTCTTCAAGAAAGGAGCGCACTATGAGTAA